The Kitasatospora paranensis genome has a window encoding:
- a CDS encoding transglycosylase family protein, with translation MLFRNETAAATTSATKRNRARVAVLGAAAVAVLPVAGLVTANSASAASVSTWDAVAQCESTGNWSINTGNGFYGGLQFTSSTWAAYGGTAYAPQANLATKAQQIAIAEKVLASQGPGAWPVCSVKAGLTAGGAPAQVDTGSAAAAPAAKPAAAPKAAAPKAAAPAATPKAATTDQQASRSESRAKADWTGKKAAKPATAPAQTNGGNYTVKSGDTLSKIANAKGLDWKTLYKNNAGVIGGNPDLILPGQVLSV, from the coding sequence ATGCTCTTCCGTAACGAGACCGCCGCTGCCACCACCTCTGCCACCAAGCGCAACCGCGCCCGGGTGGCCGTCCTGGGCGCCGCCGCTGTCGCGGTCCTCCCGGTGGCGGGCCTCGTCACGGCCAACTCGGCCTCTGCCGCCTCCGTCTCGACCTGGGACGCCGTCGCCCAGTGCGAGAGCACCGGCAACTGGTCCATCAACACCGGCAACGGCTTCTACGGCGGCCTGCAGTTCACCTCCAGCACCTGGGCCGCGTACGGCGGCACCGCCTACGCCCCGCAGGCCAACCTGGCCACCAAGGCGCAGCAGATCGCCATCGCCGAGAAGGTCCTCGCCTCCCAGGGCCCCGGCGCCTGGCCGGTCTGCTCCGTCAAGGCCGGCCTGACCGCCGGTGGCGCCCCCGCGCAGGTCGACACCGGCTCGGCCGCTGCCGCCCCGGCCGCCAAGCCCGCCGCCGCCCCCAAGGCTGCCGCGCCGAAGGCCGCGGCCCCGGCCGCCACCCCGAAGGCCGCCACCACCGACCAGCAGGCCAGCCGCAGCGAGTCCCGCGCGAAGGCCGACTGGACGGGCAAGAAGGCCGCCAAGCCGGCCACCGCCCCGGCGCAGACCAACGGTGGCAACTACACCGTCAAGTCCGGCGACACCCTGAGCAAGATCGCCAACGCCAAGGGCCTGGACTGGAAGACCCTGTACAAGAACAACGCCGGCGTCATCGGCGGCAACCCGGACCTCATCCTCCCGGGCCAGGTCCTCTCCGTCTGA
- a CDS encoding transglycosylase family protein — protein MCSKPPRALPPALVLILLAAPALGLAPAASPGTARAAAAAARGTARPAADPTRPGGRDDDPGPGPTPDPDPGPTPDQATGPTPDATWDALADCESDGDWQADTGNGYYGGLQIWPPTWREADGLRFADRPDRATRREQITVAETILATQGWRAWSACARTLGLLRR, from the coding sequence GTGTGCTCGAAGCCCCCGCGGGCCCTCCCGCCGGCCCTCGTCCTGATCCTGCTCGCCGCACCGGCTCTCGGGCTCGCCCCGGCGGCCTCCCCGGGGACGGCCCGTGCGGCCGCAGCCGCTGCCCGAGGGACGGCCCGTCCGGCCGCCGACCCGACCCGCCCCGGAGGCCGGGACGACGACCCCGGCCCCGGGCCGACCCCCGACCCCGACCCCGGCCCGACCCCTGATCAGGCGACCGGGCCGACCCCGGACGCGACCTGGGACGCCCTCGCCGACTGCGAGAGCGACGGCGACTGGCAGGCCGACACCGGCAACGGCTACTACGGCGGCCTTCAGATCTGGCCTCCCACCTGGCGCGAGGCCGACGGCCTGCGCTTCGCCGACCGCCCCGACCGGGCCACCCGCCGCGAACAGATCACCGTCGCCGAGACCATCCTCGCCACCCAGGGCTGGCGGGCCTGGTCCGCCTGCGCCCGCACCCTCGGTCTGCTCCGGCGCTGA
- a CDS encoding MBL fold metallo-hydrolase, with translation MSRLDFTVVDLPESSQCKTAVLVTGAHGVMLVDTGLSRSDGRRLAERVRATGLPLTTVVVSHSDPDFYFGTEEVHNAFPDARFLAHPVVIGQIAQTYPAELAAWASRLGSELPTRPPRLQPMAGEAVEFEGHRFEVRGFELGLPDRHYLWEHRARVVLGGVLLFQGVHPRTADTPTAVQREAWIDLLDGMTALDPALVLPGHRAASTPAAPGASSAIAFTQDYLKAFERELGRTGDAAAAEAALLRLYPDAALPSAAEAGTRAALGTVGRPTGGAAGEAAGRTAQG, from the coding sequence ATGAGCAGGCTGGACTTCACCGTCGTCGATCTGCCCGAGAGCTCGCAGTGCAAGACGGCCGTACTGGTGACGGGCGCGCACGGGGTGATGCTGGTCGACACCGGCCTGTCCCGGTCGGACGGGCGACGGCTCGCGGAACGCGTCCGGGCCACCGGGCTGCCGCTGACCACGGTGGTCGTCAGCCACAGCGACCCGGATTTCTACTTCGGTACGGAGGAGGTGCACAACGCCTTCCCCGATGCCCGCTTCCTCGCGCACCCGGTGGTGATCGGGCAGATCGCGCAGACCTACCCGGCGGAGCTCGCCGCCTGGGCGTCGCGGCTGGGGAGCGAGCTGCCGACCCGGCCACCGCGGCTGCAGCCGATGGCGGGCGAGGCGGTCGAGTTCGAGGGCCACCGCTTCGAGGTACGCGGCTTCGAGCTCGGGCTGCCGGACCGGCACTACCTGTGGGAGCACCGCGCCCGGGTGGTGCTCGGCGGGGTGCTGCTCTTCCAGGGCGTCCACCCGCGGACGGCGGACACGCCCACGGCGGTCCAGCGCGAGGCCTGGATCGACCTGCTGGACGGCATGACCGCACTCGACCCCGCCCTCGTCCTGCCCGGACACCGGGCCGCTTCCACCCCCGCGGCGCCGGGCGCCTCGTCGGCGATCGCGTTCACCCAGGACTATCTCAAGGCGTTCGAACGCGAGCTGGGCCGGACGGGGGACGCGGCCGCGGCGGAGGCGGCACTGCTGCGGCTCTACCCGGACGCCGCGCTCCCCTCGGCGGCGGAGGCGGGCACCAGGGCCGCCCTGGGGACGGTCGGCCGGCCGACCGGCGGTGCGGCGGGCGAGGCGGCGGGCCGGACGGCCCAGGGCTGA